Proteins encoded by one window of Chryseobacterium aquaeductus:
- the hemH gene encoding ferrochelatase, with product MKTNNQQPATNNRKGILLVNLGSPRSTSVPDVREYLDEFLMDEKVIDYRWFFRALLVQGIILNTRPAKSAEAYKTVWTDEGSPLIVITQKIQKKLQKLVDVPVEIGMRYAQPSIEAGIQKLVDQGVTEIVLFPLYPQYAMSTTETVIDKAEEVRKKRFPGIKINYVQPFYNREIYIDCLAESIREKLPENFDALQFSYHGVPERHIYKTDPTNTCNLNDCCSRENNPSHQFCYRHQCFDVTNSVIKKLGLPKEKVMVTFQSRLGKDKWMEPYTDETLETIGKKGIKNLAIVCPAFVSDCLETLEEISVEGKHQFEHGGGENFHYIPCLNDEDRWIDVVKTLCEEKLHEFYFV from the coding sequence TTGAAAACCAATAACCAACAACCAGCAACCAACAACCGAAAGGGAATATTATTAGTCAATCTTGGTTCACCGAGATCAACCTCTGTACCTGATGTGAGAGAATATCTAGACGAGTTCTTGATGGACGAAAAGGTCATCGATTACAGATGGTTTTTCAGAGCACTTTTGGTGCAGGGAATTATTCTAAACACAAGACCTGCAAAATCTGCCGAAGCTTATAAAACAGTTTGGACAGATGAAGGTTCACCTTTGATTGTAATCACTCAGAAAATTCAGAAAAAGCTTCAGAAATTAGTTGATGTTCCTGTAGAAATTGGGATGAGATACGCCCAACCAAGTATTGAAGCGGGAATTCAGAAATTGGTTGATCAAGGCGTGACGGAAATTGTTTTATTTCCATTGTATCCGCAATATGCGATGAGCACAACTGAAACGGTGATTGATAAAGCAGAAGAAGTAAGAAAAAAGAGATTTCCAGGAATTAAGATCAATTATGTTCAGCCTTTTTACAACAGAGAAATTTACATCGACTGTCTTGCGGAAAGCATCAGAGAAAAACTTCCTGAAAATTTTGATGCATTACAATTTTCTTATCATGGCGTTCCCGAAAGACATATTTATAAAACTGATCCTACGAATACCTGCAATTTGAACGATTGTTGTTCTCGCGAAAATAATCCGAGTCATCAGTTTTGCTATCGTCATCAATGTTTTGACGTGACCAATTCTGTGATTAAAAAATTAGGATTACCAAAAGAAAAAGTAATGGTTACCTTCCAATCCAGATTAGGAAAAGATAAATGGATGGAACCTTACACTGACGAAACTTTAGAAACTATTGGAAAAAAAGGAATTAAAAACCTTGCCATCGTTTGTCCGGCTTTCGTATCAGACTGCCTTGAAACCTTAGAAGAAATTTCTGTAGAAGGAAAACACCAGTTTGAACATGGCGGCGGAGAAAATTTCCATTACATTCCATGTCTTAATGATGAAGACCGATGGATTGATGTAGTGAAAACATTATGTGAAGAAAAACTGCACGAGTTTTATTTCGTTTAA
- a CDS encoding NifU family protein, whose amino-acid sequence MRTILIEPTENPKVMKFVADYNLIPGSLELDRNSDISEIPLAQELFNYPFVERVFITANFVAVAKQDTVEWEHITENLKNVIEDELLANPRIYLQKKKELYEIYAEMTPNPNTMKFVSSKILMEGFVEVKSREQSEGVPLAQALFTEFDFAKEVFISDNFVAVTRDNSVEWHQVMMAVRGFIAEYLQTGGVISTIESQKHENPVEKIINRDYTENEQKISDILNEYVAPAVENDGGKISLMEYDESSKTARMLLQGACSGCPSSTATLKGGIENILKQFLPDLVERVEAVNG is encoded by the coding sequence ATGCGTACGATACTTATAGAACCAACAGAAAACCCAAAAGTGATGAAATTTGTAGCTGATTACAATTTGATTCCCGGGTCTTTGGAGTTGGACAGAAATTCAGATATATCAGAAATTCCTTTGGCACAAGAGCTTTTTAATTATCCTTTTGTGGAAAGAGTTTTTATTACAGCCAACTTTGTTGCAGTTGCAAAACAAGATACCGTAGAATGGGAACATATTACTGAAAATCTGAAAAATGTAATTGAGGATGAACTTCTGGCAAACCCGAGAATTTATCTTCAGAAGAAAAAAGAATTGTACGAGATCTATGCAGAGATGACTCCCAATCCTAATACAATGAAGTTTGTTTCGAGCAAAATACTGATGGAAGGATTTGTGGAAGTGAAATCCAGAGAACAATCTGAAGGAGTTCCTTTGGCACAAGCTCTATTTACAGAATTCGATTTTGCTAAAGAAGTTTTCATTTCAGATAATTTTGTTGCAGTAACGAGAGACAATTCTGTGGAATGGCATCAGGTAATGATGGCGGTGCGTGGTTTTATTGCTGAATATCTGCAGACTGGCGGAGTAATTTCTACAATAGAATCTCAAAAGCATGAAAATCCGGTAGAGAAAATTATCAATAGAGATTACACAGAAAATGAGCAAAAAATTTCTGATATTCTGAATGAATATGTGGCTCCTGCAGTAGAAAATGACGGCGGAAAAATATCTTTAATGGAATATGACGAATCTTCAAAAACAGCAAGAATGCTTTTACAGGGTGCTTGCTCGGGATGCCCAAGTTCTACAGCTACCCTAAAAGGTGGTATAGAAAATATTCTAAAACAATTTTTACCGGATTTGGTAGAACGAGTAGAAGCAGTAAACGGATAG
- a CDS encoding TonB-dependent receptor encodes MRKKSIVLLTGIATFYFNNTFAQETTPQDSTRSASIEQVVITGNSSPKKKIESSTAISTFTAKEIQKQNPISAAALLQRVPGFAVETSGGEVGNNLFARGIPSAGAYEFVQVQEDGLPVFEDGALQFANADNFFRVDNSVSRLEALRGGSGSIFATNSPGGLINFITKEGSNDFKGTAKLETSTYGLMRTDVNVGGALIQDKLFFNVGGFYRTDDGIRKTGFKANQGGQIRMNLKYVFDKGYAKIYYKKLDDRNTFYLPIPLVQNGNDLKEFAGFDANYGTYSYRNISQLNIPQAGGGFFSRNLEDGIHPKVDVLGAEFKYDLGGNFSVLNKTRYTNINMNYTGIFPAGGPKTGAEFAKDYGITGNNFQFSSVSSGAIMNPAFVQKLGFWAIDKQMNNFVNDLQFNYKFEQGNVTAGFYKSNWKSHQNWNWSNVLATASDNPELLNLVDTSLTPTSTGYSKTYNGVTEMSFLLRDSQVQGSLNDLYANLDYNITDDLSFNGGIRYSRDFYKGYGVNTTSGNLNNSGLTTDGTHSFLTTTADDNMSVLGNKFTYWKYDVNRVSFTTALNYKINTENAVYARFSNGFRSPNEEAYYNNMMDLSAIKPVTTNQLEVGYKYYSRTFDIAVIPFYSTLKNLSFTDVFSDGTSENKFANTTNMGVELEGYARLFNSLLEVTFNGTIQDPKYKDFTGRNGDGSTFNYDDNTVRRMPKFYFNITPAINITKQWRTYASVNYYGKRFQDEKNSQTLPAFSEVGAGTSYQLGKIRFAVDGTNIFNTIGITEGDPRSGSPSGDGTIMARPIMGAAVRASITLDF; translated from the coding sequence ATGAGAAAAAAATCCATTGTATTGCTAACAGGTATAGCAACATTTTATTTCAACAACACCTTTGCTCAGGAGACAACACCACAAGATTCTACAAGATCTGCATCTATTGAGCAGGTGGTAATTACGGGTAATTCTAGCCCTAAAAAGAAAATCGAATCGAGTACAGCGATTTCTACATTCACTGCGAAGGAAATTCAGAAACAAAACCCAATCAGTGCTGCTGCGTTATTGCAGAGAGTTCCCGGTTTTGCTGTGGAAACTTCTGGAGGTGAAGTAGGAAACAACCTTTTCGCAAGAGGTATTCCTTCTGCAGGAGCTTATGAATTTGTACAGGTGCAGGAAGACGGACTTCCGGTTTTTGAGGACGGAGCATTACAATTTGCCAATGCAGATAATTTCTTCCGTGTAGATAATTCTGTAAGCAGGTTAGAAGCTTTGAGAGGTGGTTCCGGATCTATTTTTGCAACGAATTCTCCCGGAGGTTTGATCAACTTTATCACAAAAGAAGGAAGTAATGATTTTAAAGGAACTGCAAAATTAGAAACCAGTACTTACGGATTGATGCGTACTGATGTGAATGTTGGCGGAGCTTTAATTCAAGATAAATTATTCTTTAACGTAGGAGGTTTTTACAGAACAGATGACGGAATCAGAAAAACAGGTTTCAAAGCCAACCAAGGCGGACAAATAAGAATGAATCTGAAATATGTTTTCGATAAAGGTTATGCAAAAATTTATTACAAAAAACTGGACGACAGAAATACGTTCTATCTTCCGATTCCTTTGGTGCAAAACGGAAATGATCTTAAAGAATTTGCAGGTTTTGATGCCAACTACGGAACATACAGTTACAGAAATATCAGCCAATTGAATATTCCACAAGCTGGAGGAGGTTTTTTCAGCAGAAATTTAGAAGACGGTATTCACCCAAAAGTAGATGTTTTGGGAGCTGAGTTTAAGTATGATTTGGGTGGAAATTTCTCTGTTTTAAACAAAACAAGATACACCAATATCAACATGAATTATACAGGAATTTTCCCTGCTGGCGGACCTAAAACCGGTGCTGAATTTGCCAAAGATTACGGAATTACAGGAAATAATTTTCAGTTTTCATCAGTGAGTTCAGGGGCAATTATGAATCCTGCTTTTGTTCAGAAATTAGGTTTTTGGGCGATAGATAAGCAGATGAATAATTTCGTCAATGACTTACAATTCAATTATAAATTTGAACAAGGAAATGTAACAGCTGGTTTTTATAAATCTAATTGGAAATCACATCAAAACTGGAACTGGAGCAATGTTTTAGCAACAGCTTCAGACAACCCGGAACTTTTAAATTTAGTTGATACTTCTCTTACTCCAACAAGCACTGGTTACTCTAAAACCTACAACGGAGTTACAGAAATGTCTTTCCTTCTCAGAGATTCTCAGGTTCAAGGAAGTCTGAATGACCTTTATGCAAATTTAGATTACAATATTACAGATGATTTAAGCTTTAACGGAGGAATCCGTTACAGCCGTGATTTCTATAAAGGTTACGGAGTAAATACAACTTCTGGAAACCTGAATAATTCGGGTTTAACGACAGATGGAACGCACAGTTTCCTGACCACAACTGCTGATGATAATATGTCGGTTTTAGGTAATAAATTTACCTATTGGAAATATGATGTCAACAGAGTATCGTTCACTACTGCTTTGAATTATAAAATCAATACAGAAAATGCAGTGTACGCTCGTTTTTCTAACGGTTTCAGATCTCCGAATGAAGAAGCATATTACAATAATATGATGGATCTTTCTGCGATAAAACCAGTGACGACGAATCAGTTGGAAGTTGGGTACAAATATTACTCAAGAACTTTTGATATTGCGGTGATTCCTTTTTATTCTACTTTGAAAAACCTGTCATTTACAGATGTTTTCTCAGACGGAACTTCAGAAAACAAATTTGCAAACACGACCAATATGGGAGTTGAGTTGGAAGGTTATGCAAGATTATTCAATAGTTTATTGGAAGTTACTTTCAACGGAACTATTCAGGATCCTAAATACAAAGATTTCACAGGAAGAAATGGTGACGGTTCTACCTTCAATTATGATGATAACACGGTAAGAAGAATGCCTAAGTTTTACTTTAATATTACTCCTGCGATCAACATCACCAAACAATGGAGAACCTATGCAAGTGTAAACTATTACGGAAAACGTTTCCAGGACGAGAAAAATTCTCAAACATTACCTGCGTTCTCAGAAGTAGGAGCGGGAACTTCTTATCAATTGGGGAAAATCAGATTTGCAGTTGACGGAACCAATATCTTCAACACCATCGGAATTACAGAAGGCGATCCAAGATCAGGATCTCCATCAGGAGACGGAACCATTATGGCAAGACCAATTATGGGTGCAGCGGTAAGAGCTTCAATTACTTTAGATTTCTAA
- a CDS encoding type IX secretion system plug protein, translated as MKTLQILLLSLGSFAFGQNIQSIQLFNPQTNDETAVINMNQQLVLSFDDLTNSSTIYRYTIKHYDRNWQDDNLFFTEIANGSMNALLDQFQYSFNTLQPYTHYTLNFPNDKIRPKISGNFEIIVYKDSADKPLFTKRFSLVEDQANLALNISRIADARNPNANQRVEVQATSKGGDLSANVNSMTLNVMQNNNQNMKINNLKPSSTLGNQILFQQMDIVFPGNNEFYYFDNKNMNMAADMVRETGIVDGINQTFLHPVWAYPLNYQYQPDVNGAFYYRRNDLGLERNAEREADYSWVHFSLDSDPMEKELYVLGGFNDFKANKEFQMIYDATSKKYIAKIFLKQGFYNYILATKEADGSLNFGEINGNFWQTENLYQAFLYYKPFGRNYDGLLGYGEFRTPVR; from the coding sequence ATGAAAACGTTGCAGATATTATTACTCAGTTTAGGTTCTTTTGCTTTCGGGCAGAACATTCAAAGTATTCAGTTGTTTAATCCTCAAACCAACGACGAGACGGCGGTTATCAATATGAATCAGCAGTTGGTACTGAGTTTTGATGATCTCACCAACTCCAGTACCATTTACAGATACACCATCAAACATTACGACAGAAATTGGCAGGATGACAATCTTTTTTTTACAGAAATCGCCAATGGAAGTATGAATGCACTTTTGGATCAGTTTCAATACTCATTCAATACTTTGCAGCCTTACACGCATTATACCTTAAACTTCCCTAACGATAAAATAAGACCAAAAATATCGGGTAATTTTGAAATCATAGTGTACAAAGATTCTGCCGATAAACCTCTTTTTACCAAAAGATTTTCTTTGGTGGAAGATCAGGCAAATTTGGCTTTAAATATTTCTAGGATTGCCGATGCAAGAAATCCCAATGCCAATCAAAGAGTAGAAGTGCAGGCAACTTCCAAAGGAGGAGATCTTTCTGCAAATGTAAATTCTATGACGCTGAATGTAATGCAGAATAATAATCAGAATATGAAGATCAATAATCTGAAGCCGAGTTCTACTTTGGGAAATCAGATTTTGTTTCAACAAATGGATATTGTATTTCCGGGAAACAACGAGTTTTATTATTTCGATAATAAAAATATGAATATGGCGGCAGATATGGTTCGGGAAACAGGAATCGTAGATGGTATCAATCAAACTTTTCTTCATCCGGTTTGGGCGTATCCGTTGAATTATCAATATCAGCCAGATGTGAACGGAGCATTTTATTACAGAAGAAATGATTTGGGCTTAGAGCGAAATGCCGAAAGAGAAGCAGATTACTCATGGGTGCATTTCTCATTAGATTCTGATCCGATGGAAAAAGAATTGTATGTTTTGGGAGGTTTTAATGACTTTAAAGCAAATAAAGAATTCCAAATGATCTATGATGCCACAAGCAAAAAATATATCGCTAAAATTTTCCTCAAACAGGGTTTTTACAATTACATTCTGGCTACGAAAGAAGCAGACGGATCTTTAAATTTTGGAGAAATCAACGGAAATTTCTGGCAGACAGAAAACTTATATCAGGCATTCTTGTATTACAAACCATTCGGAAGAAATTATGATGGTTTGTTGGGTTATGGAGAATTTAGAACGCCTGTAAGATAG
- a CDS encoding gamma carbonic anhydrase family protein, whose product MALVKELLGKTPQIGENTFLAETATIIGDVVMGKDCSIWYNAVIRGDVNYIKMGDKVNVQDNAMLHCTYEKFPLEIGNNVSIGHNAIVHGCRIKDNVLIGMGSIVMDDCWVEENSIVGAGSVVTQGTHIKSGEVWGGVPARKIKDISSALLEGEVNRIADNYVKYSSWYKD is encoded by the coding sequence ATGGCACTTGTAAAAGAACTTTTAGGAAAAACACCGCAAATTGGCGAAAATACTTTTTTGGCAGAAACAGCAACCATTATTGGAGATGTTGTAATGGGAAAAGATTGCAGTATTTGGTACAATGCAGTGATAAGAGGTGATGTGAATTACATCAAAATGGGAGACAAAGTCAATGTACAGGATAATGCCATGCTACATTGTACGTACGAGAAATTCCCTTTGGAAATAGGAAATAATGTTTCAATCGGTCACAACGCAATTGTTCATGGATGCAGAATCAAAGACAATGTTTTGATCGGAATGGGCTCTATCGTAATGGATGACTGTTGGGTTGAAGAAAATTCTATCGTCGGTGCAGGTTCTGTAGTGACGCAGGGTACTCATATTAAATCCGGAGAAGTGTGGGGCGGCGTTCCTGCAAGAAAAATTAAAGATATTTCTTCAGCATTATTAGAAGGCGAAGTGAATAGAATTGCCGATAATTATGTGAAATATTCTTCCTGGTATAAAGATTAG
- a CDS encoding MBL fold metallo-hydrolase codes for MFQIQAFVFNFASENTYVLFNENKNAWLIDPGNMNEQETKIIENFIKENDLKVVKIVLTHAHIDHVLGLQWAFDTFKIPVAMHQEDKEVLDMFQISGMRFGFQLDHINVDLEYVNEGDELDFDGEKFKIYHVPGHSPGSVVYHHENQKFIISGDVLFEGSIGRTDLYKGNYDQLIEGIKTKLFILNDETQVFSGHGNPTTIGFEKQYNPFLK; via the coding sequence ATGTTTCAAATACAGGCTTTTGTCTTCAATTTTGCAAGTGAAAATACGTATGTTCTTTTTAATGAAAATAAAAATGCATGGTTGATTGATCCTGGAAATATGAACGAACAGGAAACCAAAATCATCGAAAATTTCATTAAAGAAAATGATTTGAAGGTTGTAAAAATTGTTTTAACGCACGCACATATCGATCACGTTTTGGGTTTGCAATGGGCGTTTGACACCTTTAAAATTCCTGTGGCGATGCATCAAGAAGATAAAGAAGTGCTCGATATGTTCCAGATCAGTGGAATGAGATTTGGATTTCAGTTAGATCACATTAATGTTGATTTAGAATATGTAAACGAAGGTGATGAGCTGGATTTTGACGGAGAAAAATTTAAAATTTACCATGTTCCTGGACATTCACCGGGAAGTGTGGTTTACCATCATGAAAATCAGAAATTCATCATTTCGGGAGATGTTCTTTTTGAAGGAAGCATCGGAAGAACAGATTTGTATAAAGGAAATTATGATCAATTAATTGAAGGAATTAAAACCAAACTTTTTATTCTAAATGATGAAACGCAGGTTTTCTCTGGGCACGGAAATCCTACAACGATTGGTTTTGAGAAGCAGTATAATCCGTTCTTGAAGTAA